A window of Phycodurus eques isolate BA_2022a chromosome 5, UOR_Pequ_1.1, whole genome shotgun sequence contains these coding sequences:
- the snx22 gene encoding sorting nexin-22 yields MPMIQVTIPSTERDVDDEGKSKKLFRVEVLFNERKHFVLRRSREFQTLHRKLRKIIQTPDFPSKRNPHLRTKPLEQRRQELEDYIQEIIYQYEDVPQELLDFLHVKHYHTGHKISSMESLDDLDNQDYSFQFPHQRVMGFFRDPYVSDYRSGLPDVVLAGVLEGFYRRDIRVSFTAPSKSDTKALE; encoded by the exons ATGCCAATGATACAAGTGACCATTCCATCCACCGAGAGGGATGTGGACGACGAGGGGAAGTCCAAAAAG CTCTTCCGAGTTGAAGTGCTGTTCAACGAGAGGAAACATTTTGTGCTGAGGAGGAGCAGGGAATTCCAGACTCTGCACAGAAAA CTCAGAAAGATCATCCAGACTCCTGATTTCCCGAGTAAAAGGAATCCTCATTTGAGGACCAAACCTCTGGAGCAGAGGAGGCAGGAGCTGGAGGATTACATacag GAGATCATCTATCAGTATGAGGATGTGCCGCAGGAGCTGCTGGACTTCCTCCATGTCAAACATTATCACACGGGACACAAGATCAGCAGCATGGA ATCACTTGATGACCTGGACAATCAGGATTACAG TTTTCAGTTCCCACATCAGCGAGTGATGGGATTCTTCCGGGATCCGTATGTGTCTGACTACAGATCAG GGCTGCCTGATGTTGTCCTGGCGGGAGTCCTTGAGGGCTTCTACCGGAGGGACATCCGCGTCAGCTTCACGGCCCCCAGCAAGTCTGACACAAAAGCCCTCGaatga